In Mycobacterium tuberculosis H37Rv, a single window of DNA contains:
- the lppM gene encoding lipoprotein LppM, giving the protein MARTRRRGMLAIAMLLMLVPLATGCLRVRASITISPDDLVSGEIIAAAKPKNSKDTGPALDGDVPFSQKVAVSNYDSDGYVGSQAVFSDLTFAELPQLANMNSDAAGVNLSLRRNGNIVILEGRADLTSVSDPDADVELTVAFPAAVTSTNGDRIEPEVVQWKLKPGVVSTMSAQARYTDPNTRSFTGAGIWLGIAAFAAAGVVAVLAWIDRDRSPRLTASGDPPTS; this is encoded by the coding sequence GTGGCAAGGACCCGACGGCGCGGCATGCTGGCCATCGCGATGTTGCTGATGCTGGTGCCTCTGGCTACCGGATGCCTGCGGGTCCGAGCCTCGATCACCATCTCGCCGGATGACCTGGTGTCCGGGGAGATCATCGCCGCGGCCAAGCCGAAAAACAGCAAAGACACCGGCCCTGCGCTCGATGGCGATGTGCCGTTCAGCCAGAAGGTTGCGGTCTCGAACTACGACAGCGACGGCTACGTGGGGTCGCAAGCAGTGTTTTCCGATTTGACCTTTGCCGAGCTGCCCCAGTTGGCCAATATGAACTCCGACGCCGCCGGAGTGAACCTGTCACTGCGCCGAAACGGCAACATCGTGATCCTGGAAGGCCGAGCGGATCTGACATCGGTATCCGATCCCGACGCCGACGTCGAGTTGACCGTCGCCTTCCCCGCAGCAGTGACTTCCACCAACGGCGACCGCATCGAGCCCGAGGTAGTGCAGTGGAAGCTCAAGCCGGGCGTGGTGAGCACGATGAGCGCACAGGCTCGTTATACCGATCCCAACACCCGGTCGTTCACCGGAGCCGGCATCTGGCTGGGCATCGCCGCGTTCGCGGCCGCCGGTGTGGTGGCCGTGCTGGCGTGGATCGACCGGGACCGCTCCCCACGGTTGACCGCTTCGGGCGACCCGCCAACCAGCTAG
- a CDS encoding hypothetical protein (A core mycobacterial gene; conserved in mycobacterial strains (See Marmiesse et al., 2004 PMID:14766927).): MTLNTIALELVPPNLEGGKERAIEDARKVVQYSAASGLDGRIRHVMMPGMIAEDDDRPIPMQPKLDVLDFWSIIKPELAGVHGLCTQVTAFMDEPSLHRRLVDLSDAGMEGIVFVGVPRTMQDGEGSGVAPTDALSLYRQLVANRGVIVIPTRDGEQGRLNFKCSRGATYGMTQLLYSDAIVGFLREFARTTEHRPEILLSFGFVPKVETRIGLINWLIQDPGNAAVADEQAFVQKLAGSEPARRRRLMVDLYKRVLDGVADLGFPLSIHLEATYGVSAAAFETFAEMLAYWSPAEPGKPD, translated from the coding sequence GTGACCCTCAACACGATCGCGCTGGAGCTGGTGCCACCGAACCTCGAGGGTGGCAAGGAGCGGGCAATCGAAGATGCTCGCAAGGTGGTGCAGTACTCGGCTGCATCCGGGCTTGACGGCCGGATACGGCACGTAATGATGCCGGGGATGATCGCCGAGGATGACGATAGGCCCATCCCGATGCAGCCGAAGCTGGATGTACTCGATTTCTGGTCGATCATCAAACCGGAGTTGGCGGGAGTCCATGGCCTGTGTACGCAGGTAACCGCGTTCATGGACGAGCCATCGTTGCACCGGCGGCTGGTCGATCTGTCCGATGCCGGCATGGAGGGCATCGTATTCGTCGGTGTACCGCGCACGATGCAGGACGGCGAGGGCTCCGGAGTCGCGCCGACGGATGCCCTGTCGCTGTATCGCCAGCTGGTGGCCAACCGTGGTGTGATCGTGATCCCCACCCGAGACGGCGAGCAGGGCCGGCTCAATTTCAAGTGCAGTCGGGGCGCAACCTACGGCATGACCCAGCTGTTGTATTCCGACGCGATCGTGGGCTTCCTGCGCGAGTTCGCCAGGACCACCGAACACCGACCCGAGATTCTGCTGTCGTTCGGCTTTGTCCCGAAGGTCGAGACCCGCATCGGCCTGATCAACTGGCTGATCCAGGACCCGGGAAACGCCGCGGTGGCCGACGAGCAGGCGTTCGTGCAGAAGTTGGCCGGCAGTGAACCCGCACGGCGGCGCCGGCTCATGGTCGACTTGTACAAGCGTGTGCTAGACGGCGTCGCCGATCTGGGTTTTCCGCTAAGCATCCATCTCGAGGCGACGTATGGCGTTTCGGCCGCGGCTTTCGAGACCTTCGCGGAAATGCTTGCCTACTGGTCACCTGCCGAGCCGGGCAAGCCGGACTAG